The sequence below is a genomic window from Natrinema salifodinae.
ACGTCTCCTGGCCGCCGAAACACGCCGCCGCCTACCTCATCGAAGGGCCGGAGCCGATCCTGGTCGACGCGGGCGCGCCGGCCGACGCGGGCCGGACGGAACTCCGCGAGGGACTCGCGGCGGTCGGCTACGAGCCGGCCGATATCGCTCACGTGATCATCACGCACGTCCACAGCGACCACGTCGGCCAACTGCCGACTCTCCGGGAGGCCGGTGCGACGGTCCACGTTTCGAGCGCGGCGCTGCCGCGCCTCGAACGCGATCCCGACGCGGTCGAACCCGAAGTCAGGAAGACGGCGAAGTCGGCGGGCTACCGCGGCGACGATCTCGAGGCGGTCGTCGCCGCCGAACTCGACTCACTGGCGCGAGACCGTCGCCTGGTCGATCCCGAGAGCGTCCGGCCCATCGATCCCGCAGCGCCGTTCACCGTCGGCGGTCGGGAGTTCCGAGCCGTCGAGACGCCCGGCCACGAGATCGATCACCTGTGTTTCGAGACGACGATCGAGGGGACGACGGTGCTCTTCGCGGGCGACGCGCTCATCGAGCCGTTTCGGGCCGGGGCCTTCCAGGTCGGATTCGAGCCCGGCGCCTACCGGGCCGTCGACGAGTACTATCGAGCTATGGACCGCCTGGCGGAAACGACAGCGACGTACGTCTGTCCCGGACACGGCCCCGAATTCGAAGATCCCCGCGGGGTCGTGGAGACGACGCGGGACCGTCTGGACGCGCTGCTCGCGGAGACGTGGACGGCGCTGGAAGCGATCGAACCCGCGACGCCCCTCCAAATCGCCGAACAGCGGGTCGGGGAGGTCCGGTATCACGCGCCGGTGCTCGACACGCTGGGTGCGCTCGGGACGCTCGAAAACCGGGGGATGGTCGCCATCGAGACCGAGACTGGGTCCGGAGTCCGATACTACGAAACGACGTGACGACGATCACGCGTCGTCTCCTTCGAGTTTGTACTTCTGGACCTTCCCCGAGGTCGTCCGCGGGAGTTCGTCGACGAACTCGATCTCCCGGGGGTGTTTGTACTCGGCGACCTCGGCCAGGCAGAACTCCGTGAGCTCCGTCGTCGTAACGTCGCTCCCGGGTTCGACGTCCGCGGCCGGAACCGCGTAGGCTTTCGGCACCTCGTTGCGCCGCTCGTCCGGAATCCCGACGACGGCGGCGTCCGCGACGGCCTCGTGGTCGCGCAGCAGTTCCTCGAGTTCGCTGGGATAGACGTTGTACCCGGCGCTCACGATGACGTGTTTCTTCCGATCGACGATCTCGTAGTAGTTGCGCTCGTCACGACGGGCGATATCACCGGTCCGGAAGTAGCCGTTTTCGGTGAACACCGCGTCGGTGGCGTCCGGCATCCCGTGGTAGCCCGCCATCACCTGGGGACCCCGGACGAGCAGTTCGCCCGTCTCGCCAGGCGGGACCTCCTCGCCGGAGTCGTCGACGATCTTGCAGTCGGTCATCCGGAGCGGCTGGCCGATCGTGCCGTGTCGCAGCCCGAAGGTGGAGCCGCTCTGGGTGTGGGTCGCGCCGTGGGTTTCGGTGAGGCCGTACCCCTCCGAGATGTCGACGCCGGCGGTCTCCTCGAACCGCTCTTGGACGGCCCGTGAGAGCTTCGCGCCGCCCTCGGTGGCCGACTCGAGGCTGGTGAGGTCGTACTCGCCGAAGTCGTCGGCGTCGACCATGTCCGCGTACATCGTCGTCACGCCGACGAAGTGGGTGATTTCCTCCTCCTCGACGAGTCGCAGACACTCCCCGGCGTCCCACTCGAGCGCGCTGCGGAAGTAGAGTCGGCCGCCGCCGACCAGCGGCTGGAGAGCGGTGTGAGTGAAGCCGGTGATGTGGTACAGCGGGAGCCAGATGAGGCTGCGGATCTCCTCGGGTTCGACGTCGACGTTCGACGCGGTCAGCGCCCACAGCAGTTGCGCCCGCGTATTGCGGTGGGTGAGCCGGACCCCCTTCGGATCGCCGGTCGTCCCCGAGGTGTAGGGCAATAGCGCCACGTCGTCGTCCGCGCGGTCGACCAGCGTCGGCGCGCCCCGCAGGTCCTCGAACGCCAACTCGTCCCGATCCCGGTCCTCGCTTCCGACGGTGATCACCGCGGGATCCATGTCGGCGTCTTCGCACGCCTGGTCGACGACCTCGCGGAGCGCCGGGTGGGTGACGACCGCGCTCGCGTCCGTGTCTTCGAGCTGGTAGGCCACCTCGCGGCGCTTGTACTGGGGATTCACCGGCGAGATCACGACGCCGGCCTTGAACGCGCCGATCGAGGCGATCAGGAACTGCGGACAGTTCGGCAGAAAGAGCAGCATGCGATCGCCCGGTTCGAGCCCGAGATCGTGGAGACCACCGGCGACGGCCGCCGTCCAGTCGCGTACCTCCGCGTGGGTCCAGCCGGTTCCGTAGTGCTCCATCGCTCGGGCGTCCCCGTGCTCAGCTGCCGCCTGGTCGAACAGTTTCGCGACGTTCCCGGTCCGTGCGGACGGATCGATCGCTTCCAAGTCCATGAGTCACGATAACAACAAACTCTCTTAAAGTGTTTCCGCGCGATTACCTCGCCCGTAAATCGTCTCGAAAACGTTTGTTCGTCGGCCGACGGGTGACGACGTTTACTTCGCGTCCGAATCGGCATCGGCGTCCGCGTCGGCCGCGTCGGCTGACTCGGCCGATTCGACGCGCTTGCCGGTCTCCATGGGGATCACCGTCCGATCGGCGTCGTCCCACTCCCGCTCGAGTTCGCGGCCCTCGAAGAGTCGATCCAGAAAGACCGCGAGCCCGGCGACCTCGGAGTGGGGCTGGTTGGTGACGCCGACGTTCCAGTCGGCTTCCTCGTAGACGTCGAAGGAGACCTTCTCGGAGCCGACGACGAGCAGGAGCGGCTCACCATCTTCGTCCCCATCTCCGTCCGTCGAGCGGGCGGCTCGGATCTCGCCTTCTACGTCCTGAACGCGTTCGCCGTACATGGTCAAGTGGACGACTCGCCCCTCCCAGTTCCGGATGACCGCGTGGGGGGAGTCGGTGAGTTCGGCTTCGAAGGGGCCGCCGAATCGGTCGGTGATGTCCGAAACGGTCTCGAGGGACTGAGCGGCGTTGTCGGGAAAGAGGACGCGGTCGGCACCCAGAGCCCGCGCCGTCAGGCCGACGTGGGTCGTCATCCGGTCGTCCCGCCCGGGTCGGTGGCCGAGCCGGAGAACGGCGACCTCGGGTTCGTCGTGCATACGGAACGCCACTCCCGGACGAGGTTAGGGGGTTTCGTTTTCGGGCGAGCGCCGGCGGCGACCGGCCCCGATCGGGTCGTCCGACGCTATTTATCGGGGTGGGTGGTACTAGGTCGCATGGAGAAAGTCAACGAAACCGCCGTCGACTGGCGGGAGTACGATCGCGGGGAAACGGCGTTCCGCCGCAAGGAACTCTCGAACGCCGTCGGCGCCGCCGACCTGGGCTGTAGCCTCTACGAACTGCCGCCAGGCATGCGATCGTGGCCCTATCACTACCACACCGCCAACGAGGAGGCGCTGTACGTGCTGGCCGGCGACGGCCAACTCCGGACCGAGGACGGCCCCGAGCCGCTGACGGCAGGCGACTACGTCTCCCTGCCGGCCGACGCCAGCGGCGGCCACCGGGTCGTCAACGACGGCGAGGACCCGCTCCGGTACCTCGCGATCTCGACGATGAACGACCCAGACGTCACGATCTACCCGGAGATGGGCACGTTCGGCGTCTTCGTCGGCGCGCCGCCAGGCGGGCGCGACGAGCGATCGTTCCACGGCTACTACCGAATCGACGACGAGACCGGTTACTGGAACGAGTGAGGGGACGGGCGAGCGCCGATAGGCTTTTTCCCGGTCCTGCGAAAGATTCGCACGATGATCGAGGCAGACGCCGAGCACGGGCGGGTGATCGCGCGATGACGGGGGTTTGCGAGTGGCTCGAGACCGCTCGCGAGGAGCGGTGGGGGATCCTAACCGACCTGGCGTTCGCGGTCGTCTGGGTGACGCTCGTCGAACTCATCTTCGGCCTGTTCGGCGGACCGACCTGGGCGTACTACATGTTCATGCTCGCCGGGATCGCCGCCTACTTCGGGTTCTTCGCGAGCCTGAAGCTGGCGGAGTCACAGCGGTAGGGGCAGGCGCGAGAGCGCTTGTGCGGCCGACGCCGACGGGCGGTCGTCAAAGTGAAGCGCCTGGCTGATCGCGCGGTCGATCGGTCGGCGAACGGCGGAGAAGAACGGAGCAGAGCGGATCGTATCGCGGGCACGAATCGGCGTCCGTTAGTCGGACTCGTCCGCCTCGACGACGAGGACCGGCACGTGGGTCGACCGGAGCGTCCGTTCGGTGACGCTGCCGAGCAGCGCCCGTTTGACGCCCGAGCGGCCGTGGGATCCCATGACGACGAGATCGATCCCGTTGTCCTCGACGTAGGTGGCGATCTGGGAGTGGGGTTTCCCGGCCGAGACGTATTCGACCACCTCGAGTCCCCGTTCGGCCGCGCGATCGGCCACGTAGCTGGTCGCGCGATCGGCACGGTCCCGCACCTCGTCCATCTCGTCGTAGTGGCCCTGTTCGATACGGTCGACCTGTTCGGCACCGAGGCTGAGGCTCATCGAGTCGGTATCGACCACGTACAGGGTGTGGACGTCGGCCCCGTATTGCTCGGCGAGATCGATCGCGTGTTCGACTGCTAGCTCGGCTGTTTCGCTACCGTCCGTGGGAACGAGTATTCGTTCGTACATGGATCAGTCGTCCGCGGGGGTCTCGCCCCCGTCGGTCACGACGTCCTCCGCGGTCTGTTGCTGCCCCATCGGTTCGGGGCTGTGACACTGCCGAACGACCCGCTTCGTCTCCACCGGCGGCTCGTCGGTCGCGACCGAGACGACGATCGTGACGGCGAACACGATCGGGACGGCGACCAGTGCCGATCCGATGGCCGGCACCCACTGCGCCAGCGCGGGCGAAAGGGTCCCCTCGATGGAACTCACGTACGTCGGGAGCACCTCGTTGATCATCGGGATCGTCCAGATCGTCAGGCCGGTGAGCATGCCGGCGAGCGCGCCTTCGCGGTTCGTGTTCTCCCACCAGAGCCCGAGGAAGAACATCGGGAACAGCACCGCACCGGCGAGCGAGAACGCGTAGGACACCAGCGCGGCGATCGGTGCGGCCGGGTCGAGCGCGGCCAGCGTCGTCAGCACGCCGAGCGCGACGATACTTAGCCGGCCGACGAGCACCTGCTGTCGCTGGGTCGCGGCCGGATTGATGAGGTTCGTGTAGATGTCGTGGGAAATCGCCGAGGAGCCGGCGATGAACAGGCCGGCGGTCGTCGCGATCGCGGCGGCGATCCCGCCCGCGGCGACCAGGCCGACGAACCACTGCGGTAGGTTCGCGAGCTGGGCCGCCAGCACGACCAGCACGTCGGCGGTCGCCTCGGACATCCCGGGGTCGCCGTACGTCGCGCCGATGTTCGTATCGTAGAGGCGCGTCCCGAACGCCGTGTACGCCGGCGCGCCGAGGTAGAGCAGGCAGATGAAGAACAGGCCCCACACGGTCGACCAGCGAGCGGTCCGCTCGTTCTCGACCGTGTAGAACCGCACCAGCACGTGGGGAAGCCCGCAGGTCCCGACGACCAGCGAGAAACACGTCGCGATCCACAGGTACGGCCCGGCGGTCGCGAAGGGCTCGGTGAACTCGTTGCCGAGTTCGCTGAGGAGCGTCCCGTACTCGAGTTGCGGGAGCAGGGTCGAGTACCCCTGCGTGAAGCCGACGACGTACATCCCGGCCAGGAACGCGACGATGAGGATGATGTACTGCACGGCCATGTTCTTCGTCGCGCCCAGCATTCCCGAAAGCGTCAGGTAGCCGACCGTGATGGCCATCATGACCATGACCATCGCCTGGTAGCCGCTCAGTCCCGGGATGCCGAGGTTACCGAAGATGTACAGCCCGACGAGGCCCATCCCTCGGGCCTGGCCGATCGCGTAGACGAATCCGATCAGGAACGTCGTGATTGCCGCGATCGCGCGAGCGGCGTCGGAGTTGAAGCGGTCGCCGACGAAGTCCGGGGCGGTGTACTTCCCGAACCGGCGCATCTGCGCGGCCATGAAGATGAGCAGGATGAAGTACCCCGTCGTCCAGCCGACGACGAAGGCCAGGCCGTAAAACCCCGACAGCGCGATCAGCGCCGCCATCCCGAGATAGGACGCGGCCGACATCCAGTTGGCGCCGATCGCCATCCCGTTCTCGATGTTCCCGATCGACCGGCCGGCGACCCACATGTCCTCGGTGTCGGCCACGCGGAACACGTATCCGATCGCGAGGAACACGGTGAGCATCGCTAACACGAGGATGGCCGGGACGACCTTGAACGACACGTCGAGCCCCCGTGGCAGGAGCTCGGACTGGAGAACGATCCCCGACTCCGGCAGCATCATTCTGAGACACCTCCGTCAGCCGCCGTGGCGTCCTCGCCGCCCCCGGCCGATCCCGCGCCGGCCGTGTGATCGATGCCGTACTTCGCGTCCAGCTGGTCGCGTTTGCGAGCGTACCACGCCGAGAGGACCAGTGCGCCGCCCGGCGCCACGATGGCGACCAGGAAGTAGTGGAGCGGGAATCCGATGACCGGAATCTGGGTGGTCATCACGCCCGGTGCCGCAGCCGTCAAGAGCACGGGACCGAACACGATGATCGCCCAGGAGATGAACCCGGTCCAGACCACACGGAGGTGGTCGCGCATGAACGGCGTACTCGGATTGAGGAGGTTTACCTCCGCGTTGAGGTAGTCGGTGTTTCGGTGGGCCTGGCCGGGTTGTCCGGCCATCCCCCCGTCCGTTTCGGCTCGTCTGTCGGACGAATCGTGACTGGTATTATCTGGCATATTCTTTCGAAGTATGATTGCTGCTATCGTTTGCTCTCGAAAATCGAATGGCGGTCGGCTAGTCGCTCGACACCTGGTCGGCGATCTCGTCGACGATCTCGGGGTTACGTAGCGTCGAGGTGTTCCCGAGCTCGTTGCCGCTCGCGATGTCCTCGAGCAGGCGGCGCATAATCTTGCCCGACCGGGTCTTCGGCAGTTCGGGCGTGAAGATGATCTCCTCGGGCCGAGCGATCGGACCGATGGAGTCGAGGATCGCCTCTTCGGACTTCTCAATCAGTTCTTCTTCCTGATCCTCGTAGCCGTCCTCGGGGATGGCGTAGACGTAGACGGCCTCGCCCTTGACGTCGTGGTCGCCGCCGACGACGGCGGCCTCGGCAACTCCCTCGACACCGACGACGGCCGACTCGATCTCCATGGTGCCCAGCCGGTGGCCGGAGACGTTGATCACGTCGTCGACCCGGCCGAGGATGGTGATGTAGTCGTCGTCGTCGATCTTCGCGCCGTCCTCGGGGAAGTAGACCCACTCGTCCACGTCGGCGTCGGAGTACTCCTCCCAGTACTCCTCGATGAACCGCTCGTCGTTGTCGTACAGCGTACGGAGCATCCCCGGCCACGGGTTGTTGACCGTGACGTAGCCCGCCTGGCCGGCGTCGACCTCCTCGCCCTGGGCGTCGACGACCCGGGCGTCGATGCCCGGCAGCGGCGGCCCGGCGGAGCCGGGTTTCATGGTGTTGATCCCGGGCAGCGTCGTGATCATCATACCGCCGGTCTCGGTTTGCCACCAGGTGTCGACGATGGGGCACTCCTCGCCGCCGATGTGCTTGTAGTACCACTTCCACGCGCGCGGGTTGATCGGTTCCCCGACCGTCCCGAGCAGGCGCAGCGAGGAGAGGTCGTGCTGTTCGGGGTACTGGGAGCCCCACTTCATGAACGCGCGGATCGCCGTCGGCGCGGTGTAGAAGATGTCGACCTCGTTCTGCTCGACGATCTCCCACATCCGGTCCTTGTCGGGGTAGTCCGGCGTCCCCTCGTACATGACCGTCGTCGTCCCGAGCGCCATCGGCCCGTAGACGATGTAGGAGTGGCCGGTGATCCAGCCGATGTCGGCCGAACACCAGTAGGTGTCGTCGGCTTCGATGTCGAGGACGGTGTGGCTCGTCCAGGCGGTGTACGCGAGGTAGCCGCCGGTGGTGTGCTTGACGCCCTTCGGCTTGCCGGTGGTCCCCGAGGTGTACATCAGGAACAGCATGTCCTCGGCGTCCCGCGAGACCGGTTCGACGGAGGCGCCTTCGTGCTCGGCCACCAGTTCGTCGTAGTCGTGTTGGTTGTCCGCGAGGTCGTGTTCGAGGTCGTCGCCCAGACGGTCGACGACCACGACGTCGGAGACCTCGTGCTCGACGCCTTCGAGGCCCTCGTTGGTCTTCGAAATGTGATCGAGCGCGTCGCCGCGGCGGTAGTACCCGTCGGCGGTGACGAGATACTCGCTGTCGGCCGAGTTCATCCGGGTCGCCAGAGCGTCGGCCGAGAAGCCGGCGAAGACGACGCTGTGGGGCGCGCCGATGCGGGCGCAGGCGAGCATCGCGATCGGCAGCTCCGGAACCATCGGCATGTAGAGGGTGACGATGTCGTCCTCCTCGACGCCGAGGTCCCGGAGCGTCGCGGCGAAGGCCTCGACTTCGTCCAAGAGTTCCTCGTAGGTGTAGCTGCGCGTCTCGCCGAGTTCGCCCTCCCACTCGATGGCCGTGTTATCCGCGCGGCCCTCCGCTACATGGCGGTCGAGACAGTTATACGATGCGTTGAGCTTCCCGCCGGTGAACCACTCGTAGAACGGGGCGTCACCGTCCTCTAAGACGGCGTCGTACTCCTCGTCCCACGAGAGGAGATCGGCCGCACGCTCCCAACATTCCGGCCAATTCTCCTCGAATTCCTCGTAGATCCCCGGATCGGTGACGTTCGCCTGGTCGACGAACGACTCGGGAGGCTCGAACTCCGCTTGCTCCTCGAGTCGCGCCTCGAGACTGGCGTCCTCCTGTGACATGGTACAGACACTCAATCGACTACCGTCATAGTAAAGGCGGCCTCTAGTTGTGCAAAATCGACCCGATTCTTCCCGTGACACCTAGCATATATTGATGATATTAATGCATGATAACTGTTCGTCGCGGGTCGAACGCGGGAGAATCGAGCGGTGGGACGACCGACTGGCCGCGGATCACGGGTCTTGCGCTCTCGATCACCGTCGGAACGCACGGCGGCTCTAGAGACCTAGTGTCGAGCGCAGCGGTCGGACCGCAAGTCTAGGATACGTAACCGCTCGCGCCGACTCACCGCGATCACCCCTCCGGTTCGTCGAAGAACGTCCGGAGCAGCTCCTGTTGGCCCTTCCGCAAGTGGTTGTGCAACGTCGGCGAGGAGACTCCCATCGCGTCGGCGACCTCCTCGGCCGTGCTCTCCCGAGGCCAGTCGTAGTAGCCGCCGAAATAGGCCGCCCGGAGCGCGGCCTCCTGACGGTCCGTCAGCCGATCCTCGATCCCCTCCCGGAACTCGCGGGCGGTCTGGACGGTCCGCTCGGCCTCGCGCTTTCCAACCAGTTCCGACTCGGGGAACGCCGATCGAAGTCCGTCGAGGACCGTCCGTAGGTCGGCGTCGGCCGCGCACTCGCCGGTGATCGTCGCCGAGCCGCCCTCGAAGACCGCCTCGTGGACGGTGACGCCGTACTCGGTCAGCGTGACGATCGGACAGGAGGCCTCGATGACGAACTCGACGCGCCACCCCTCCTCGCCGGTCTCGACCAGGCGACAGTCGTCGATCCCGTCGTCGGCCTCGGCTAGCTCGAAGACGTCGGCCGGCGAGGCCCCCTCGAGCCGGACGTAGTAGAGCTGAGTCGACTCCCCGATCGGGACCAGCGAGTCGAGTTCGAACCGGCAGTCCAGCCGCCGCGAGGCGTCGACGAAGAACGACCGGGCGTCCCGACAGGCGACCTCGAGTTCGATCACGCGGTCGGACAGCAGGAGGTTCCGCCGGCGGATGGCGGCGATGGCGTAGCCGACCTGGCGGCCGAGCGTGGCGAGCCAGGCGCGCTCATCGTCGCCGAAGGCGTCCGGGCGCTCGGTCGCGACGGAGAGCATCCCGTAGACGGTGTCGCCGTAGGCCAGGGGGACTCGTGCGACGGCGCCCTCGAACGCGTCGCCGTCGAGTGTCGCCGTGACGTCGTCCGCGACGACCGTCTCGCCCCGCGAGCCGGAATCGGGTCCGGGTTCGGTACTGGGACCGGAGCCGGCGTCGGTATCGGTTCCCGAATCGGAGAACTCGAGGTCGGGTTCCGGCTCGTCCGTGCCCGCTGTCCCGTCCCCGCCGTCCGCGCGCCACTCGTCGGGATCCAGCCGGTCGACCGCGTCAGGGTCGATCCCGCTGGACGCGCGCCACTCCCGGCGGCGATCCGAGAACGTCTCCCGGTCGATCCAGGCGGCGTCGTAGGCGCGGCCGTCGGTGAGAGCGGTACAGGTCGCCGTCTCGGCCTCCTCGTGGTCGGTCGACTCGAGCAGCGCGTCGGTCACCGCTCGGTGGCGGCGTGCGACCGCGTACAGCCGGTCGAATTCGTCCCGCTGCTCGCGGGCGGCCTCGAGCTTCTCGTGGGTGGCCGTGACGTCGCGGACGAAGATGGCAAATCCGCGATGACGGCCCTGATCGTCCCGTAACGGGGAGACGACCTCGGTCGCGCGGAACTGCGAGCCGTCCTTGTGGACGCGCCAGCCGTCGGTTTCGTGACCCGACTCCTCAAGAGCCGTCGAGAGTGTCCGTTCGGGGACGCCGTCCTCGACCGCCTCGTCTGGATAGAACGTCGAGACGTGCGTGCCGGCGATCTCGCCCGCTCGGTAGCCAAACATCGCGGCCGCGCTGCGGTTCCAGCGCTCGACGTAGCCGTCCGCGTCGAGTCGGAGCAGCGCGTACCGCTCGCTCGCAGCCAACAGCAGGCGAATGACGCTGTCGTCGCCGACCACCGGACCGGACTTCGCCCCCGACCGCGTGCGGCCGGGACCCGAGGCCCGTTCGACGGCGTCGAAAGCGTCGACGATCTCGGCGTCGGTCGGCTCCGGCAGGTACGACTCGAGGGCCTCGAAGCTCCGCCAGCCGCCGGCGGTCTTGACGACGCGGGGGTTGACGTCGTGGTCGATCAGGGCCGTCTGGGCGAAATACCGCCGGAGGTCGCTCGTGGAGACGTCGGTCAGGCCGGGCTCGTCGAACAGTTCGCTCGCTCGGTCGGCGACGTCCGAGACCAGCATCTGGAGGCGCCGCGGCGTGACCGAGAAGATCCGGTCTTCGGGCGAGAGATCGTTGCTGCGGGCGTACCGCCGGAGTTCGCGCTCGACGCGGGTCGGCAGGTAGGTGGTTCGATCCC
It includes:
- a CDS encoding VC_2705 family sodium/solute symporter, with product MLPESGIVLQSELLPRGLDVSFKVVPAILVLAMLTVFLAIGYVFRVADTEDMWVAGRSIGNIENGMAIGANWMSAASYLGMAALIALSGFYGLAFVVGWTTGYFILLIFMAAQMRRFGKYTAPDFVGDRFNSDAARAIAAITTFLIGFVYAIGQARGMGLVGLYIFGNLGIPGLSGYQAMVMVMMAITVGYLTLSGMLGATKNMAVQYIILIVAFLAGMYVVGFTQGYSTLLPQLEYGTLLSELGNEFTEPFATAGPYLWIATCFSLVVGTCGLPHVLVRFYTVENERTARWSTVWGLFFICLLYLGAPAYTAFGTRLYDTNIGATYGDPGMSEATADVLVVLAAQLANLPQWFVGLVAAGGIAAAIATTAGLFIAGSSAISHDIYTNLINPAATQRQQVLVGRLSIVALGVLTTLAALDPAAPIAALVSYAFSLAGAVLFPMFFLGLWWENTNREGALAGMLTGLTIWTIPMINEVLPTYVSSIEGTLSPALAQWVPAIGSALVAVPIVFAVTIVVSVATDEPPVETKRVVRQCHSPEPMGQQQTAEDVVTDGGETPADD
- a CDS encoding cupin domain-containing protein; protein product: MEKVNETAVDWREYDRGETAFRRKELSNAVGAADLGCSLYELPPGMRSWPYHYHTANEEALYVLAGDGQLRTEDGPEPLTAGDYVSLPADASGGHRVVNDGEDPLRYLAISTMNDPDVTIYPEMGTFGVFVGAPPGGRDERSFHGYYRIDDETGYWNE
- the acs gene encoding acetate--CoA ligase, which codes for MSQEDASLEARLEEQAEFEPPESFVDQANVTDPGIYEEFEENWPECWERAADLLSWDEEYDAVLEDGDAPFYEWFTGGKLNASYNCLDRHVAEGRADNTAIEWEGELGETRSYTYEELLDEVEAFAATLRDLGVEEDDIVTLYMPMVPELPIAMLACARIGAPHSVVFAGFSADALATRMNSADSEYLVTADGYYRRGDALDHISKTNEGLEGVEHEVSDVVVVDRLGDDLEHDLADNQHDYDELVAEHEGASVEPVSRDAEDMLFLMYTSGTTGKPKGVKHTTGGYLAYTAWTSHTVLDIEADDTYWCSADIGWITGHSYIVYGPMALGTTTVMYEGTPDYPDKDRMWEIVEQNEVDIFYTAPTAIRAFMKWGSQYPEQHDLSSLRLLGTVGEPINPRAWKWYYKHIGGEECPIVDTWWQTETGGMMITTLPGINTMKPGSAGPPLPGIDARVVDAQGEEVDAGQAGYVTVNNPWPGMLRTLYDNDERFIEEYWEEYSDADVDEWVYFPEDGAKIDDDDYITILGRVDDVINVSGHRLGTMEIESAVVGVEGVAEAAVVGGDHDVKGEAVYVYAIPEDGYEDQEEELIEKSEEAILDSIGPIARPEEIIFTPELPKTRSGKIMRRLLEDIASGNELGNTSTLRNPEIVDEIADQVSSD
- a CDS encoding universal stress protein; the encoded protein is MYERILVPTDGSETAELAVEHAIDLAEQYGADVHTLYVVDTDSMSLSLGAEQVDRIEQGHYDEMDEVRDRADRATSYVADRAAERGLEVVEYVSAGKPHSQIATYVEDNGIDLVVMGSHGRSGVKRALLGSVTERTLRSTHVPVLVVEADESD
- a CDS encoding tRNA (cytidine(56)-2'-O)-methyltransferase, with the translated sequence MHDEPEVAVLRLGHRPGRDDRMTTHVGLTARALGADRVLFPDNAAQSLETVSDITDRFGGPFEAELTDSPHAVIRNWEGRVVHLTMYGERVQDVEGEIRAARSTDGDGDEDGEPLLLVVGSEKVSFDVYEEADWNVGVTNQPHSEVAGLAVFLDRLFEGRELEREWDDADRTVIPMETGKRVESAESADAADADADADSDAK
- a CDS encoding class I adenylate-forming enzyme family protein gives rise to the protein MDLEAIDPSARTGNVAKLFDQAAAEHGDARAMEHYGTGWTHAEVRDWTAAVAGGLHDLGLEPGDRMLLFLPNCPQFLIASIGAFKAGVVISPVNPQYKRREVAYQLEDTDASAVVTHPALREVVDQACEDADMDPAVITVGSEDRDRDELAFEDLRGAPTLVDRADDDVALLPYTSGTTGDPKGVRLTHRNTRAQLLWALTASNVDVEPEEIRSLIWLPLYHITGFTHTALQPLVGGGRLYFRSALEWDAGECLRLVEEEEITHFVGVTTMYADMVDADDFGEYDLTSLESATEGGAKLSRAVQERFEETAGVDISEGYGLTETHGATHTQSGSTFGLRHGTIGQPLRMTDCKIVDDSGEEVPPGETGELLVRGPQVMAGYHGMPDATDAVFTENGYFRTGDIARRDERNYYEIVDRKKHVIVSAGYNVYPSELEELLRDHEAVADAAVVGIPDERRNEVPKAYAVPAADVEPGSDVTTTELTEFCLAEVAEYKHPREIEFVDELPRTTSGKVQKYKLEGDDA
- a CDS encoding DUF4212 domain-containing protein, with product MPDNTSHDSSDRRAETDGGMAGQPGQAHRNTDYLNAEVNLLNPSTPFMRDHLRVVWTGFISWAIIVFGPVLLTAAAPGVMTTQIPVIGFPLHYFLVAIVAPGGALVLSAWYARKRDQLDAKYGIDHTAGAGSAGGGEDATAADGGVSE
- a CDS encoding bacterio-opsin activator domain-containing protein, with amino-acid sequence MSLQGSSGVVLTRREYETLLDAAETYREALVIRLCGDVGLRPAELTRLTIADVEQVRIDPPRYLVRVPGDDGRRDRTTYLPTRVERELRRYARSNDLSPEDRIFSVTPRRLQMLVSDVADRASELFDEPGLTDVSTSDLRRYFAQTALIDHDVNPRVVKTAGGWRSFEALESYLPEPTDAEIVDAFDAVERASGPGRTRSGAKSGPVVGDDSVIRLLLAASERYALLRLDADGYVERWNRSAAAMFGYRAGEIAGTHVSTFYPDEAVEDGVPERTLSTALEESGHETDGWRVHKDGSQFRATEVVSPLRDDQGRHRGFAIFVRDVTATHEKLEAAREQRDEFDRLYAVARRHRAVTDALLESTDHEEAETATCTALTDGRAYDAAWIDRETFSDRRREWRASSGIDPDAVDRLDPDEWRADGGDGTAGTDEPEPDLEFSDSGTDTDAGSGPSTEPGPDSGSRGETVVADDVTATLDGDAFEGAVARVPLAYGDTVYGMLSVATERPDAFGDDERAWLATLGRQVGYAIAAIRRRNLLLSDRVIELEVACRDARSFFVDASRRLDCRFELDSLVPIGESTQLYYVRLEGASPADVFELAEADDGIDDCRLVETGEEGWRVEFVIEASCPIVTLTEYGVTVHEAVFEGGSATITGECAADADLRTVLDGLRSAFPESELVGKREAERTVQTAREFREGIEDRLTDRQEAALRAAYFGGYYDWPRESTAEEVADAMGVSSPTLHNHLRKGQQELLRTFFDEPEG
- a CDS encoding MBL fold metallo-hydrolase gives rise to the protein MTTDPACGTVPDDRARSRIHRLEFDVSWPPKHAAAYLIEGPEPILVDAGAPADAGRTELREGLAAVGYEPADIAHVIITHVHSDHVGQLPTLREAGATVHVSSAALPRLERDPDAVEPEVRKTAKSAGYRGDDLEAVVAAELDSLARDRRLVDPESVRPIDPAAPFTVGGREFRAVETPGHEIDHLCFETTIEGTTVLFAGDALIEPFRAGAFQVGFEPGAYRAVDEYYRAMDRLAETTATYVCPGHGPEFEDPRGVVETTRDRLDALLAETWTALEAIEPATPLQIAEQRVGEVRYHAPVLDTLGALGTLENRGMVAIETETGSGVRYYETT